The segment atgtataacacacacaaaaaaaaaaaaaaaacaactaaaaacctACCTGGACCACCATAGCTATTCACACGTTGCTGATGTTTGTTTTGTGCGATTGCTACAGATTTGACCTGTTTTTTAttcattcttttttgtttaataactTGCTGCTATTCTTTCACTCTCTGCAGCTGTCCACCCTGTCCCCCTCGGTAACGGGACGTCCCATCTCAGCCCCGGTGCCATCTCTCCCACACAGAGCCTGGATGTGCCCCAGCCTCGCCCCTACCGCCTGGAGTCCCTGGAGCTGCTTCCGGCCACTACCAAGACCAAGCGCAAGAAAAGCAAAACCAACCCTAACTTCGATGGGCCCTGAACCACTGTGGGGACTCTAACCAGCCAGACGAAACAGGCCAAGAAAAATCAACAGAAAATTACACCAGGAGCTCATTCTCCACCAAACTGGATGCTTTTTAAATGGCAAATTTTACCATGTGCAATCCGGCTGAGTTTTATACAGCTGCATGATTGCGTCGCTGCTGTAATTCATGCATATTTGACAAGAACCAGTTGATGTTGTGTTTTCAGAAATTCAATCCTCGCAATTCCGAAGAACAAACTGCTACTATAGAAGGAGGTGACAGATCTGCATGGCTATCGGCTGAACTGTTAAACTGCTGTTAATGAGCCTTGGAAAGACTACCTCGGGGTAAAGCAGGAACTGTTTGTCAGATCTCTGCAAGaccaacatttaaaacaaaataaaatcaatgcttTAGTTTACAGAAAACTTTCCCAGTTGAAGAGAAGTAAAGATTTCAgtttttgttatattaaaatcCCAACTTGGATATTACAGCTTATGTCTGGTGGATCTCCACGTCTTAATTCCACACGGACACACTAGAGCCTGAAAAACATGGCATAGACAACACAAGATTCTGTTGCTTTGCAGCATCTACTTTGCAGCTGTAACAATTTTCCTTGGCAAATAAAACGCACACACAACACTTTTTAATGTTTGTAGTAAAGAGTTATAgatcttaaaatgtatttattaaattaaatgatatTCTAGCATGATTTGTTCTGTTATTGTGACAGTATGGTTTTGCTGATCTTTTCTTTCTGAAACTCGCTCCACAGACCCTGCAGCTGGGAGAAGAggtaattatttgtgaataacCCCTTCAACTTCTGCTTAGGAACCTTGTGACTGACAACCAGTCTTCTGTAAATTTCACTAGAGTAGATGGGTGTATGTTCATAAATATCTTTTAAATTTTCATCTAGGAAATCTGGGCAGTTAAAATATGTTGGTGTCAAATGAATGAACTGGGTAAGTGTTGTAACATCCATGCCTTGGAAACTGAAGCACTCTACTCAGTTAAAATAACTCACAAAATAATGAAAAGATCAAATAATGTTCAACGGTTTGTCCAGCAACTTGCTTTAGGATTTACGATGAGACTGGGGTAAAAGAAGGCAAGTGACTGCACTTTGAATTCTTTGTTCCTGAGTATGGTGCATGAAGGATTAGACTTTAGGGATGTTACCTGTACATGACTTGCTGTTATAGCATTCCAGTCCATGGTCTGTACCCAGCAAAGGGTTTGGAGGAACACCTACGAGAGGTATTAACCTAGCAAATCGCTGGTTAACGCCAGTTAAACTTGATACGATTACCTGGCAAAGTAATTGGTGAATGGATCAGAAAGCCCCTCCCCCAGCTTCCACTGTGTATGCATGTCTGTTTTTCTACCACTTTACTGACatgtataaaaattaaaaaaaacacaccaccagTATAAaaaccatgttattttttttatattaaaaagtcatttttataaatacaaacttttaaacaaacaattattttGAAAAAGCACCAAATTATCCCCTCCCTGCATACTGATAATTTACTAATGAAAAACAGCACCATATAACCCCTGCCAGCCCACTCAGCGACTGCCTGCTCTGGACTGCTCCAGAATCACATCCCACAATCCATCCCTTCTGGGGATGACACCACCACACAATAGTAACCAggggccagtttcacaaagcacttcgCAGTCTGCTTAGCAAGCAAACAGTATCTTGCCTGTCTTCTTTCAACCGCTTTCCTGGTACAAAGTGTAAAGACAGACCTGTTTTGTTACAGAAGTCAGCCAGTCTAAATGTTTAAAAGACAAGTGTTTCTGTAGCATTAATGTGTTTAGCAGACTGCTCCCGAGAAGGGGTTTGTGAAACGGGACCCAGCCTCATTCACAGAAGGTCCCAGCTTAAAATGCTCAGATGAACAgtgcttttatttctgttttatattgtttggagattgagatttttttttttgttgccaattATTCTTCAAAAAAAGTGCGAGTCATCGTTCTATGCCTATTTAAAATAGGTAAGCTTTTCAGGCAATTAATTATTGCTAATTATAATTGGGTTTAATACATATACTGATGGTGTTTAGGttaatttgtaatattattattacttaaacaaattcaagtttgtttattttgcaggttTAAATGTGTAATCAATTTTACACTTGGGAATATACACTATTTTAATTGTATGAAATCTAAACTAAAAACATGGGTTGGGTTTCTGGTGTTGAAGCCATGTGTAAAAGAACAGAAAtctttatttaatgtaattatttatcttTATCAAAGCAGTGAACACCATAAACATTACCAGTATATCATAACATTGTGTTACTTAAGGTAATGAGTAACAGGCCAGGTGCAAACCTGAGGTATGTTGTTCTAGCTTACCATCAGAGATGATCAGCAATAGTATGAGGGGCTCCTTCAATTCAAGGGTTTTTGGGTAAGGGTTGGCAGGGATGTAAATTGAGAGAGTCCAGGACGATCACATCAAAGTCATTGCTTTCAGGAGGCACAAGCCATGCTTGTGGTCCTAACAGCTGGAATGCCCCCATAATTACAAAACACAGACCTAAAATTTACTGAGCTTTATTTTGTTGAAAAGGTGGAATGTTTTGCGATTTGTCTTTGGAAAGCAGCAGAActtcattacatttttataaagggaGATTGCACTGCtgatggaaaaataataatacatacgaTCAACCCTGCAGCACTGGGGgcgaaaaccaaaacaaaacaaaaaaaaatggcagacgGGCTGGTCCTACCTAAACTAGAGTCTACTTCCTTCTTGTTTTTGGTGTCCACGTTGGTACAGCTGGTCTCTTAAGGAGGGTTGTCTGAAAATAGTTAACACATGCCAGCACTATGATGGAGACATTTCTTACAGCTGAAACCCAAGTGGATATAAAATGGCACATTATTGTGACTTTCAAAGAAATTAACACTAAGGGGGGGTGGCTTTACACAGCTGAATTCTTACTGTAAGAAATGTCACTGGAAACCCTGAGAGTGTAGACAAGGGAATTGGGCaaggggaggagaaggagggcaGAGGCAACCACACACAACTACTACAAAGGATAGACAACCTCTCAAGTGAAAATCCTTTTATACAGGACACTGTCAATGAGTACACATTACCTGTTTATAACTATCCCTCACCTGTAGGAACTGTTTGTTAAAtaacaacaaaattaaaaaatcaccATCACACTGTATAAACCATTAGCTTTCTGGAAGTGGGAATCAAAACACCACAGCAACCATTTCCACAGTGTAGAAATCACAACAAATGTTTCTCATTAATtattttcccccccccccccccttcccccatcccatcccatcccatcccatatCGGCTTGAACTTCACTGGACATGCTTGTCCTTTAATGTCACTTGTGTATTAGACACAAGATAGCCCTTGTTTTGATCATTAATGGGGGTGCATGCTCTGCAGGAGCGCTGAAGGCTCTGAAATACCCTCAGAATAAAAGCTGTCCCTGTCTCGCACAACAGCATACCCATGGTATTGATGTGTCCCCGTGGTTTGCTCGTGTCGAGATGGCGGGCAGTGTCGCAGTGCTGAGGTTGGGTGCCGAGGGGAGATGGGCTAGGAGTCCTTCAGCAGGCAGATGCGGGCGTAGATCTTCAGGGCGGGCCCCAGTTTGATGTTCATGGCACTCATGAGGTGGTCCTCCTTTAACAGCAGCATGGCCTGCCCATCGATCTCCTGGGAACGAAACTCATCTGCGATCTCCTGGCAGCCTAGGGGGTGAAGAGAACGGAGAGGTTAGGAAGTGGTGTGATGAGAAACTAGGAAGACATGTGCCATATTACTACGATAATTAGACTCTACAGGGACTAGCTTATTTTAAACCCAACTATTAATGTTCAGCAAGAAGGCATCAAAATGTTTGATCTTTTAGACAATCATCCAGAGAACACCACAGACACacaatatatttattgtaaatgcaAGATTTCCGACGCTGCACTTTATCAAATTCTAAGAAGTTTCTTTATAGTACCAAATCAACTTTGTAAACCACaagtttgattttattatttaaatgttgaaTACCACCAGATGGCAGCAGAGGTCTTTCTAGTCCTGGCTCAGGGTATTACTGAAGGGAATGAAAGGACATGCTTGGGACCATGAAGAAAAGGAGGTGTATAAATCTGTGGAACTATCACTGggcttaacatttaaaaataagtgaACAGCAGTTTACAATAAACCAGGGCTGTCTCTGCACTGAATGTATGCCCTGGTAGCAACAGGGTGTATCTGtaactgcaagctgtaaaggcaGTCCTATTAGTGTTGGCATTGCTTTTTTTGGAGGATGCCACACCTGTAACATTTTAATGGAGATGCACATATTTCCAACATGGGCTTACAAGAAAACTACCAAACATGTCAAAACCCTATGGGGCACTGAATGGGCTGCATGAGACAGCTGTGCTTGTATGGGGTGCACTAACCGGGCAGGGAGCGGATGAACTCGTACACTTCTTCCACGTTCCACTTGGTGGGGTCACTGGGAAGGAAGTGCTGTGTGAGGAGGGGCAGCTCTCTCCCTGCGGGACCCTGTCTCCCGGGAGCTGCGATGGAGCTGGCGGCAGACAGTGGAGAGGGGGGCTCCTCATAGCTAGAGATATCCGAGCCCTGGCTGGACTCCTGGCTGGGATTCGAGGGGAGCGGAGAGGAGACTGGCCCGCCCAGGGACTGCAGTTTGGCGGGCTGCTAGGAGACGAACAAGAAATACATTAGAGGCATGAGGGAGGGAATGCATTGATCGatattaataatttaacaatTCATTATGGAACTGCAACATAAAGTTGGCATGTTGATAAAAATATCCCAATAGCAATTTGCAATACACATGCTCCCTCCTCAGTGCCCTGCTCCTTGTGCTCGGCTAGTCACCTGCTTCTGCGCCTCCTTGTTCAGATGCTGCAGGCTGCTCTTGCGTGATCTCCTGCGCCTGTGTTTGGGACCGTCTGATTTTGGTGTGCTTTTACTCCTGTCCGGATGGAACAGGCCCACTCGTTTCGTGCAGCCAACGTTATACCTTAAAGAGAGAGGGGGGTCTATTGACTTGCATGTCACCTTCATACTGTGTTTATACACAAAATTGTATATTAAAAAGCAGATAATGAGGCAAGCAGTATTCAGCCAGCCCTGTTTGCTTGAGGGTGGGACATGTCTTTACCACACTGTTTTACAGTTGGCTTACTGAATATCTTGGCTTTTCTGAATAGATATTGATCCCCTCTTCAAAAAGCAGGTGAAAGGTTTTACTAAGGAAGACATCCCAAGCCtcaaatgttacatatttatttttccaatgcagaatgactgggtgggacaTTTTACTCAAATCATTTAGCAGTTGTGACTGTCAACATTCAAAGCGAGCTAAAGGCATGACGTGAATATGACCACTGACAATTAACTGGTGAGGATACAAATTCATGAAAAACTCACAATACTACACAAGGGCTCTATAGAGATATTGCCCAGGTAAGCAGAGCTGTATCAATATATCCACACCACTGACAAACTTGAGCAATGGAACAAATAAGCAAAAAGAATCCTGGCTGCCAAAgagaattgttttcttttttttttttttagcttaacaATATTTACGCTACTTTAAGAACAGTTAACAGAGcaccaaacagctgctttaatttgTGCTTTAGTACATTCAGTACTGGCTCATGCATTCATGGCAATCCTCTCCTCACGCCCACACACTTCTACAGCTCTTTCATTCCCAGGCCCACCTCGGAGTTACTTGTATTTACTTGAATACATGCTTTACACACAAGGCCAGCTTGCTTAGATCTATTCACAGCTGTGACTCAAGACTGTTCTTTTCTGGATTTCATGCTCAGATCTTGGGTTTGAAATTTAAACCACACAGAATATAAAAATCACTAAAGGGCATTGGAGAACAAGGGCGAGTAGTCTTTGCTCTGTGGCTCCTGTTTCGGCACCATGTAAGTGAATATGGTTTAAGAAGGAATACAAATCTAAGCACTTAAAAATAAACTCTCAATGTAAACTTTATGTCTTCATTCCAGAAGCTCCGCTTTATATTTAGGTTTTGATACTGCTGGTGCATGTAACAGGACGTCACGAGGTTGTCTGTGTAGAGAGGTTTGATAGAAGGGGTTTCCTTGTTTGGAATACTTGTTCAGCTTTTGGGTCTGCTCCTTCCTTGCATGTTTACTGACAAGGATTTACTTGTGCTCTGAAATTGTAATATACACTCTTGACTAGTTTTTGGAAGTGTAATTTGAATTTATATGTACTAAAACAGGcgtgtgcatttttaaaagatgTCACTGAGATTTTTAATTACAATGGACCTGGTAAATGTAAATAAAGGGCTGCTTACCTCTTTGCACAGGCCATGGAACAAAACCTTTTGGACCTTTTGAACTTGTAAGCAAAGTCGACTCGGCCACAGAGCTCACACTTCAGTTTTGGGgcatcctcctcttcctcttcctcctgatCTTTTAAATCTGCAAACCAGTTACAAGAAAACATTTATGAAGCACCCTCGAAAACAGTAgcaggatttttatttatttatctatcaaaacacacacattatcatctgactttttgtttttgtttatttctttatgcTGTGTCTTCGGTGACATGAGAATACGTCATAAACACATGCAAAGACCTGAGGTGCGTGTTATTAAAGTGCGTCTCCCCCTCTCTCGGTTCTGAGCAGTGTGTCGCCCTACCACTCCCCTTCCTTTCTCCTGACCCTTACCTTGCTGTGTAAGATCCTCCATTTCAGAGTCTGTGGTATTGGGACGGTTGCTGTGAGGGATCTTCTCTGGGTCTGACTGGAGCTGCTGCTTCTGTTTCTTCAGGTTCTCAATGAGCAGCGGGGGCCGAACCAcctggaaacaaacaaacaggtttcATTTAGATTAGTCTTTTAGTCTTGTAGTATGCACTTTAACCTGTCTACAGTTTGCAGAGGCAAGACATTATGTAGAGAACTGGACTAAGCAGCAACAGCAAAGTCCCTCTTCCCCGCACAGCTTGTGTTGATTCCCCTGGAACCACAGCAGGAAGCTTAATATTGCTTTGAAGCGTTGGGATGAGACTCTTGGCTTTGTTTCAGCAATTCTCAAATGGCTGGAGTGGACTACATTACAGTATGCCTTTGTCTGTACAATGACCAGAAATGTAACTCCTCTAAATCTCCACGAGGAGGCACTGTGTTCCATTTCATAAATTAGGGCCAGGGAGAACAGTACAGCTTTGTTCTTCTTGTTAGGGCACCCTTTGACATTTActggtaaaacattttaaaaataaaccccacAATACTCCACATTCTCAACACTTGGTCAGTTAGTCTCATGATCCAGCAATGGCCTTCACTAGGGGTATTAACAGTTCAAACACTAGCCATGTGCAAAACATTTGCCTGAACAGTTAACCGTTATCAAATATGCAGGCCAAATACAGGTGTGACTTATTAGTGTAGGCCAACCCGCCCGCAAATATTCAATTTAATGCTGGACACAAATATGTTGCAataatttataaaacaacaatTGTGGGCTTCTTAGTCTTTCTACAGagacatatggaagatgcaaatgcatgatgagcCCATATGAAGCCCTGTTGAATATTTCATGTGTGACTGTCTCCAGTGAAGTGTTTGCAGCAGACTCACAGGGAAAGGCTCAGCCCCCTCCTGGATGACGAAGCCCTCGATGACGTGGGTGAGGATCTGGGGTTTGACGATGGCCTGGGGGGGCTTGTTCTCCCCGTTCTGTGGCGCGCTCCCTGCGACTGTGGAAGTGCCGTTCCCGTTCCCCGAGGTCATGGCTGGAGCAGAGGCGCCCCCTGCCTTCACATGCACTCCTCTCTCCTGAGCTTTACCTGCAGAGACAACCAGGTTAGGAGAAAAATGAAGATAGGGAAGGTGTGTTGTACCATTTAAAACCTCACCTATAATCGCCAACCTGAAATTCAGACCAAGACGTTTACACTAATGTTAAGAAAGAACTTGGGTATTTAATAATGGTTCATGGGTATTTCAGTTAAGACAAATGCATTAAATCCACATGTTTAGAATATGGTTACAATTGCATGGATCTGAAGGCATGATTGCATCATGTTACTATACCAAATTCTATCCACACAAAAAACAGTGTAGGCAAACAAAACAACTAGTCGCCTTGAGTATTAACTGAACCTCATTAGTGTTATGCCTCATACCGTTTTAGAAGGCTGTACCTTCAGAGCCccaagagggaaaaaaaaacaaacaaaaacaaacgaaaaaaaaaagattacaggtGTAATAAACTATTACAGAAAATGACAATTTCGATTTTTAATAGTGGAATACTGTCCACAATGTCTATGTTCACTTCGGAATAACAGAATACGCATGGGTATTCCAAAAcctttgatgatgatgagtttaCAATTTGTATTCAAGGGAGGAgacaataataatattgaaaatcattttatgCTAGAATTTAAGCCACGACATTACTCTCTTTTGTAAAGGAAAGGGACACTTCCTGAGGGACAGCCAACCCCACACTCATACTAACCCAGTGCTAGTCTACCACCACACAACACCAGATTTCCACCAACACAAAAACGCACGATAAGatgaatagta is part of the Acipenser ruthenus chromosome 27, fAciRut3.2 maternal haplotype, whole genome shotgun sequence genome and harbors:
- the LOC117432417 gene encoding polyhomeotic-like protein 2 isoform X7, with the translated sequence MYSIGISVTANGWAADLLKTNSNTGKAQERGVHVKAGGASAPAMTSGNGNGTSTVAGSAPQNGENKPPQAIVKPQILTHVIEGFVIQEGAEPFPVVRPPLLIENLKKQKQQLQSDPEKIPHSNRPNTTDSEMEDLTQQDLKDQEEEEEEDAPKLKCELCGRVDFAYKFKRSKRFCSMACAKRYNVGCTKRVGLFHPDRSKSTPKSDGPKHRRRRSRKSSLQHLNKEAQKQQPAKLQSLGGPVSSPLPSNPSQESSQGSDISSYEEPPSPLSAASSIAAPGRQGPAGRELPLLTQHFLPSDPTKWNVEEVYEFIRSLPGCQEIADEFRSQEIDGQAMLLLKEDHLMSAMNIKLGPALKIYARICLLKDS